Below is a window of Humulus lupulus chromosome 2, drHumLupu1.1, whole genome shotgun sequence DNA.
tctttttatttatgtttttccgcatttagtatttgaacaattaattaaaggttttgttttctttatgattttatgtaataacaatggatCCCGTATTTTATATTctctaataaagttctattattttatgtatgtattcgaaAATAATAGCTGTCTTAGtaattttaatggtccgaggtctttaagttagttaGGTCATTACAAGTGTATACATTGATTTTTGTTTGTTAAATCTCAAAAGTTTTAAAATCCCAGCAACCTAAATTGATGTAAAATTTATTGATCATGCAATTTATAAACTCCAAGTGCTTGAAGCAATGAAAATTCAAGTGAGTCTCTAGAAATCAAGTTCATAAAGGAAGGAGAAAGAGATAGAATGATTGTggaagaagatgaaggagaaataGAAAActtagttttgattttttttaataattagattttataattttaaaataaattaataagttttttaataaaaatataatgtgaactAATGAAAACGGGACTCTTGGCAGCTTAGTTAGTTGAAATGACATTACTAGTAGTAACGGTTACAATAAAAGTGCAATGTTCCCTATTTTTgccacaaaattaaaaaaaaaaatataagtatataaatatataaaataaaaaaaacattagaAATTTATGCTACAGATTTCTTTCACCCCAATAAAAGAGTAAAAAAGTCATTAGGAGTGCTTATAGTCTAGCACCTCTTCAGTATTTGTTACGCTATCGTATAGTATTTTTcataactttttatttatttattatacatATATTATTTTACTCATTAATTTGTCGTTAACATGAATTTAATATTTTTCTCATTCTTGAAAGTAATCCAGAAAAGttaatataacaataaaataaaaaattgaagttCAATCTTTATTAGCCCATTTCCACACTTCATAATATATCAATCTCAGAGTTTATGCTTTCACCAACTCTATTATATCCATGACATCATTTAGATTCCACAGCAATCTCTTACTCCTTATTCTGTGTTCGTCGTTTTGTCTGAGAACCATTGCAGCCACTGCAGATTATAGTACTgtaagcccccccccccccccccctctctctctctgtttGACTAAGTTGTTCTATGCTTAATCTTGTTTCACAAATGGTATTCGATTCCAACAGCACTAACAATTTACTTACTTTCAGAAACACAAGGCCAGACAAGATTGGATAAACCATGGTGGAGACTTGCACAACAGAAGATATGCCAACAAAGAGGTCAAGATAAGCCCTGAAACAGTCTCAAATCTACGCTTGAAATGGGAATTTTACGCAGGAGGAGACATAAGTGTGACACCGGCAATTTATAATGGCACCCTTTACTTCCCAAGCTGGAATGGATATCTCTATGCTGTTAAAGACTTTGATGGAACCCTTGTTTGGAAAAAGAACTTGGAAAAGTTGACTGGCTTTAATAACACTGGTTTCATTCTGAATGTCAACTCTACTGTGTCAAGGTCCACTCCCACTATAGCTGGAAACCTGCTCATTGTTGGGATCTATGGTCCTGCTGTTGTCATTGCTGTGAAAATGTCTACTGGGAAGCTGGTATGGTCAACCAAGCTGGATCATCACAACAGAAGTTTCATCACTATGTCTGGGACTTACCACAGGGGGTTAGTACTTCGTACTTATGGTTGATTATATATACCTTATTTTCTTCTCTGTTTTCCTTTTCTAAAATTTATATATGCTGCTCAAGGTACTTTTATCAAAGATCTTACCTCTTCCAAATATTATATTTGAGTGATTAGTGATATAATAATAGTCCAAATTAACCCAGCATATCTTCAATGATCTTAAACTTGCACTGCTTTCTGTACGATCCTAGTTTGAACCGTGAGTTAGCTTATAGAGTGTAGTACTTGAGAGTTGAGAATCAGTGTGGGCAGTCAACGCTCATTATGACTTATCTAAAACTGTACAAACAATAGTATCataagatttttatttttattttttattgccaACTTGATTTGAATATGCATAATCCAGCCGGCACAAGGCTGTACTATTTgttatatttagaaatatttaatatataGATAGTCTTTCGAGACACCTAAGCTCTATATTACAACTAGTAATAAACATTAGACAGTCTCATATGGATATGGTTTTcaattgtatttaaaaaaaaattaatgtgtcTTAACATGAATTTTCTATtagataaataaaaatatgttctTAAAAAGTTCGAATATTCTGACACAACCCAAGATTTAAAACTACCCAACTTGACATGAAGCAGAGGATTTTATGTGGGAACATCTTCATTAGAAGAGGGCCTCCCAGTGGACCAATGCTGCACCTTCCGTGGCAGTCTCGCCAGACTAGACGTCCATACAGGATCGATAACATGGCAGACCTTCATGCTTCCTGACAACCTGGGAAAAATGGGAGAGTACGCCGGCGCCGCTATATGGGGAAGCAGTCCTTCAATCGACGTTTTTAGAAATCTCGTCTACATCGCCACTGGAAACCTATACTCTGCTCCACTTCACATCCAACAGTGCCAGGAAAAGGAGAACAATCTAACGGTGCCCACTAAGCCAGACCAGTGTATTGAGCCCGATAACCATTCGAACTCCATCCTGGCCCTTGACTTAAACACGGGCAAGATCAAATGGTATAAACAACTAGGTGGGTACGACGTCTGGTTTGGAGCTTGTAACTGGCACTTGGACCCAAGGTGCCCACCTGGGCCTAGCCCAGATGCCGATTTTGGCGAGGCTCCAATGATGTTGACTGTTTATGTCAAAGGAGTTAAGCGGGATATTGTGGTTGCTGTTCAGAAGAGTGGGTTTGCTTGGGCTCTTGATCGCGATAATGGCAGCATAGTGTGGTCAAGGGTAAGTTTGTATCACCTTCTATACTATGAAACCGATTAATTTTAAAGTTTAATAACATTTGAGTACGTGAATGATTGAGCCAGTGATACGTATGTGGGATATTTTAGCAAGTTTTCCTTTTTCGAAAAGTTAATTTATTCTGTTTTACACCTTTATCTATGTTAAGAAAGTTTTGTACACTTTGTTGTAT
It encodes the following:
- the LOC133818019 gene encoding uncharacterized protein LOC133818019, which gives rise to MTSFRFHSNLLLLILCSSFCLRTIAATADYSTKHKARQDWINHGGDLHNRRYANKEVKISPETVSNLRLKWEFYAGGDISVTPAIYNGTLYFPSWNGYLYAVKDFDGTLVWKKNLEKLTGFNNTGFILNVNSTVSRSTPTIAGNLLIVGIYGPAVVIAVKMSTGKLVWSTKLDHHNRSFITMSGTYHRGGFYVGTSSLEEGLPVDQCCTFRGSLARLDVHTGSITWQTFMLPDNLGKMGEYAGAAIWGSSPSIDVFRNLVYIATGNLYSAPLHIQQCQEKENNLTVPTKPDQCIEPDNHSNSILALDLNTGKIKWYKQLGGYDVWFGACNWHLDPRCPPGPSPDADFGEAPMMLTVYVKGVKRDIVVAVQKSGFAWALDRDNGSIVWSREAGPGGLGGGGMWGAATDERRVFTNIANSQKKNFTLKPSENITVSGGWVAMDARSGNILWSTADPSMATASGPVTVANGVVFGGSASSQGPLYAMNAKTGKILWSHDTGATIYGGVSVSDGCIHLGNGYKVFVGFVRNYTAGKSLYTFCV